One genomic segment of Pandoraea sputorum includes these proteins:
- a CDS encoding ABC transporter ATP-binding protein — MTAPALSFDSITCTFVARDDRAKRYTAVADTSLDIAPGEFVSVVGPTGCGKSTLLNVAAGLLTPSSGSIKVFGEPLKGINSRAGYMFQAEALMPWRNAIDNVTAGLEFRGVAPEEAKARGHEWLKRVGLGGFGDRYPHQLSGGMRKRVAMAQTLILDPDIILMDEPFSALDIQTRQLMENELLELWAAKRRAVLFITHDLDEAIALSDRVVVLAAGPGTHPIGEFRIDLPRPRDVAEIRNHPRFTELHAQIWDVLREEVLKGYAQQLKAV; from the coding sequence ATGACTGCGCCGGCTCTGAGTTTCGACAGCATTACGTGCACCTTCGTCGCCCGCGACGATCGCGCCAAGCGCTATACGGCCGTGGCAGACACGTCGCTCGACATCGCGCCGGGCGAGTTCGTTTCGGTCGTCGGGCCGACCGGGTGCGGCAAATCCACGTTGCTTAATGTGGCCGCAGGTTTGCTCACCCCGTCCTCCGGATCGATCAAGGTCTTCGGTGAGCCGCTCAAGGGCATCAATTCGCGTGCTGGATACATGTTCCAGGCCGAAGCGCTGATGCCCTGGCGCAACGCAATCGACAACGTGACCGCCGGGCTGGAGTTTCGCGGTGTCGCGCCGGAGGAAGCGAAGGCGCGTGGACACGAATGGCTCAAGCGCGTGGGCCTGGGCGGTTTCGGTGATCGATATCCGCATCAGCTCTCAGGCGGCATGCGCAAGCGTGTGGCCATGGCGCAGACGCTGATCCTCGATCCCGACATCATTCTGATGGACGAGCCGTTTTCGGCGCTCGACATCCAGACGCGTCAGCTCATGGAAAACGAGTTGCTGGAGCTGTGGGCGGCAAAGCGCCGCGCCGTGCTGTTCATCACGCACGACCTCGATGAGGCGATCGCGTTGTCCGACCGGGTGGTGGTGCTGGCCGCAGGACCGGGTACGCATCCGATCGGGGAGTTCCGGATCGATCTGCCGCGTCCGCGCGACGTGGCGGAAATTCGTAACCATCCGCGCTTCACCGAGTTGCACGCCCAGATATGGGATGTGCTTCGCGAGGAAGTCCTTAAGGGCTACGCACAACAGTTAAAGGCGGTCTGA